In a single window of the Nitrospinota bacterium genome:
- a CDS encoding NADH-quinone oxidoreductase subunit N: MAFAVSRLDLLNIAPGFILVIFSITVLLLDVFLSTKWKKYLPYICIGGIVASFIASSLLWNRPNYAFNKMIVVDNYSQFFNFVFLIATALVILISIDYIRERGMETGEYYALLLLTTFGMILMASGLSLIIVFLGLEILSLSLYILAGFDKKEIKSLESSIKYFLLGAFATGFLLYGIALIYGATGSIRLDEIALSIKNNHISHRLMFFFGIGLLIVGFGFKVASVPFHIWTPDVYEGAPTTITAFMSIAAKAAGFAALLRIFGSSFELIQVDWSSLLWVLSVATMTLGNIVAISQTNIKRMLAYSSIAHTGYLLIGVVSANNLGTSSILFYMLAFTFMNIGAFTVVISLGKRGEENVFIENYTGLGFRKPLLAGAMALFMFSLAGIPPTAGFIGKFYIFSASIEAGYIWLAIFGVINSLISVYYYLRIVVLMYMKESVGEIEKLSPSIHITIVLVITSIGILHLGLLPSFILRLAQNAFILL, from the coding sequence TTGGCTTTCGCAGTTTCCAGGTTAGATTTATTAAATATTGCTCCAGGTTTTATACTCGTTATTTTTAGTATTACTGTATTACTCCTCGATGTATTCCTATCAACTAAATGGAAGAAATACTTACCTTATATCTGTATAGGAGGGATTGTTGCTTCTTTTATAGCATCATCTCTTTTGTGGAACAGGCCAAATTATGCCTTTAATAAAATGATAGTCGTAGATAATTACTCCCAGTTTTTTAACTTTGTATTTCTGATTGCTACAGCATTGGTCATTTTAATATCTATTGATTATATCCGTGAAAGGGGAATGGAAACAGGAGAGTATTATGCCTTACTCCTTCTTACCACATTTGGTATGATTTTAATGGCTTCTGGACTGAGTTTAATCATTGTTTTTTTAGGATTAGAGATTCTCTCTCTTTCGTTATATATACTAGCTGGATTTGATAAGAAAGAGATAAAATCTCTTGAATCTTCCATTAAGTACTTTTTATTAGGGGCTTTTGCAACAGGTTTCTTATTATACGGGATAGCTTTAATCTATGGGGCTACCGGAAGCATACGATTAGACGAGATAGCCCTTTCAATAAAGAATAATCATATTTCACATCGATTGATGTTCTTTTTTGGTATTGGCCTTTTGATTGTGGGTTTTGGATTCAAGGTGGCGAGTGTTCCTTTTCATATATGGACACCAGATGTCTATGAAGGAGCACCTACAACAATTACAGCCTTTATGTCTATTGCTGCAAAAGCTGCAGGTTTTGCAGCCTTGCTCAGGATATTTGGATCCAGTTTCGAACTCATACAGGTTGATTGGTCTTCTCTCTTATGGGTTCTATCCGTTGCAACCATGACTTTAGGAAATATTGTTGCCATATCTCAAACAAATATAAAGAGGATGCTTGCTTATTCAAGTATCGCGCATACAGGATATCTCCTGATAGGGGTTGTTTCAGCTAATAACCTCGGCACTTCTAGCATACTTTTTTATATGCTTGCCTTCACATTTATGAATATTGGGGCATTTACTGTTGTGATTTCTCTTGGGAAGAGAGGTGAAGAGAATGTCTTTATAGAAAATTATACAGGATTGGGTTTTCGAAAGCCACTATTGGCGGGAGCAATGGCATTATTTATGTTTTCATTAGCTGGAATACCTCCGACAGCCGGTTTTATAGGTAAGTTCTATATATTTAGTGCTTCTATCGAAGCAGGCTATATTTGGCTGGCTATTTTTGGAGTGATTAATAGTCTTATTTCAGTATACTATTATTTGAGAATTGTTGTGCTTATGTATATGAAAGAATCAGTAGGTGAGATCGAAAAGCTATCTCCTTCAATTCATATAACCATCGTATTGGTTATTACTTCTATAGGTATCCTTCATTTAGGGCTCCTGCCTTCTTTTATTCTAAGACTAGCCCAAAATGCCTTCATATTATTATAA
- the nuoK gene encoding NADH-quinone oxidoreductase subunit NuoK: MVPLSYYLYLTAILFAIGVFGVLIKRNAIIMIMCIELMLNAVNLAFVAISRYLNLMDGQIFVFFIMTVAAAEVAVGLAIVVALFRLKETEDVDEINLMKW; the protein is encoded by the coding sequence ATGGTTCCCTTAAGTTATTATCTCTATTTAACTGCAATTCTTTTTGCAATTGGAGTCTTCGGGGTTCTTATTAAGCGAAATGCCATCATAATGATAATGTGCATAGAGTTAATGTTAAATGCTGTTAATCTAGCATTTGTTGCTATATCCCGTTATCTAAATCTCATGGATGGTCAGATATTTGTCTTTTTCATCATGACGGTAGCAGCGGCAGAGGTAGCAGTAGGATTGGCGATTGTGGTTGCTTTGTTTCGACTTAAAGAGACAGAGGATGTGGATGAGATAAACCTGATGAAGTGGTAA
- the nuoL gene encoding NADH-quinone oxidoreductase subunit L produces MLDYIWLVLFFPLLGVVINGLFSKFLTKRFTDFVSCGTIGISFLSSFLILYSLLQLSPEQRSFEKTLFPWIVSGDFKALVSFLVDPLSALMILVVSGVSFIIHIYSIGYMEGDKGYSRYFAYLNLFTFSMLLLVLANNFLLMYIGWEGVGLCSYLLIGFWYERRSASDAGKKAFIVNRIGDFGFGLGIILIYVTFKDLNYTFVFHSAPKILPYGGFTITAITLLLFLGAIGKSAQIPLYVWLPDAMEGPTPVSALIHAATMVTAGVYMVARTSVLYLMAPLSMNAVMLIGVLTAIYAASIALAQNDIKRVLAYSTISQLGYMFLALGVGAFAAGIFHLMTHAFFKALLFLAAGSVIHSLGGEQDMKKMGGLKKYMPTTYWTFIIAALALAGIFPFAGFFSKDQILWEVFVKRGTLVCGIGIIAAFLTSFYIFRLIFLTFYGESRIAKEKREHIHESPNVILYPLIILAVFSAIAGFVGMPLIKGANIIGEFLAPVFDLRAASIHIPETIHHSLGLEILFMVISLLIAVFGIFLAFKFYVKEPALPRRLAERYPALYQLLFNKYYIDEFYDFIIVNPLKNTALFFWKGFDVFIIDGLVNNIASFIKVQSETYKRLQTGYIRNYALYMVIGCIFIMAYYFFR; encoded by the coding sequence ATGCTTGACTATATATGGCTGGTTCTTTTCTTTCCCTTATTGGGAGTAGTTATAAATGGTTTATTCAGTAAGTTTTTAACAAAAAGATTTACAGATTTTGTTTCCTGCGGAACTATTGGAATCTCTTTTCTCTCTTCTTTCCTTATTCTTTATAGCCTTCTTCAACTTTCTCCCGAACAGAGGTCTTTTGAAAAAACTCTATTTCCCTGGATTGTTTCAGGTGATTTTAAAGCCTTGGTAAGTTTTCTGGTAGATCCATTATCTGCTCTGATGATATTGGTAGTTTCAGGCGTAAGTTTTATTATCCATATCTATTCTATTGGATATATGGAAGGAGATAAAGGCTACTCTCGATATTTTGCGTATCTCAATCTCTTTACTTTTTCTATGCTTCTTTTGGTTTTGGCCAATAACTTTCTTTTAATGTATATAGGATGGGAAGGGGTTGGTCTCTGTTCCTATTTATTGATAGGATTTTGGTATGAAAGGAGGTCTGCTTCAGATGCGGGGAAAAAGGCATTTATTGTTAATAGGATAGGAGACTTTGGTTTTGGATTAGGAATTATCCTTATCTATGTAACTTTCAAAGACCTCAATTATACTTTTGTTTTTCATTCAGCACCAAAGATTCTTCCTTACGGTGGTTTTACGATAACAGCAATAACCCTTTTGCTTTTTTTGGGGGCGATTGGAAAATCCGCCCAGATTCCTCTTTATGTATGGCTCCCAGATGCCATGGAAGGTCCCACGCCTGTTAGTGCACTTATCCATGCGGCTACTATGGTAACAGCAGGAGTCTATATGGTGGCTCGAACGAGTGTTCTTTATTTAATGGCACCTCTATCAATGAATGCCGTGATGTTGATTGGGGTTTTAACAGCGATCTATGCTGCATCAATAGCCCTTGCCCAGAATGATATCAAGAGGGTATTAGCCTATTCTACTATTAGTCAACTGGGCTATATGTTTTTGGCGTTGGGTGTAGGTGCTTTTGCAGCAGGTATCTTTCACCTCATGACTCACGCCTTTTTTAAGGCATTATTATTTCTCGCTGCAGGTAGCGTAATCCACAGCTTGGGTGGAGAACAGGACATGAAAAAGATGGGGGGATTAAAGAAATATATGCCGACGACCTATTGGACATTTATTATTGCAGCTTTGGCTCTTGCAGGGATATTTCCCTTTGCAGGTTTTTTTAGTAAGGATCAGATACTCTGGGAGGTCTTTGTTAAGAGAGGTACCCTTGTATGCGGTATTGGAATCATTGCTGCCTTTTTAACCTCTTTTTATATCTTCAGACTTATCTTTTTAACCTTCTATGGAGAATCAAGAATTGCAAAAGAAAAAAGGGAGCATATCCATGAATCCCCAAATGTCATTTTATATCCTTTAATTATCCTTGCTGTTTTTTCCGCAATAGCTGGTTTTGTTGGAATGCCGCTTATAAAAGGGGCAAATATCATAGGGGAGTTCCTCGCTCCTGTATTTGATTTAAGGGCTGCGAGCATTCATATTCCTGAAACCATTCATCACTCTTTAGGACTTGAGATATTATTCATGGTGATATCTTTGTTAATAGCGGTATTTGGAATTTTTTTAGCCTTTAAATTTTATGTTAAAGAACCCGCTCTTCCAAGGCGATTGGCAGAAAGGTATCCTGCTTTATATCAATTATTATTTAACAAATACTACATAGATGAGTTCTATGATTTTATTATTGTTAATCCCCTAAAGAATACCGCACTTTTCTTCTGGAAGGGATTTGATGTATTCATCATTGATGGGTTGGTGAATAATATCGCTTCTTTTATAAAGGTTCAGTCTGAAACCTATAAAAGGCTCCAGACCGGTTATATTCGAAACTATGCCTTATATATGGTAATAGGATGCATTTTCATTATGGCTTATTATTTTTTTAGATAA
- a CDS encoding NADH-quinone oxidoreductase subunit M, with amino-acid sequence MNSLGFPLLSSILFLPLIGVFILLFLNREKKELLKGVCFTIALLTFILSLPLFFYFDSTTYEMQFIENIPWIEGFGISYHLGIDGISLFLVLLTTFLTMISILSSWRAITEKIKEYMIFMLLLETGMLGVFMALDLFLFFIFWEAMLIPMYFLIGVWGGPRKIYAAVKFFIYTMAGSTLMLVAILFLYFFHYRVTGELTFNLLKLFQLSIPIKYQIWLFLAFALSFAIKVPIFPFHTWLPDAHVEAPTAGSVILAGILLKMGIYGFLRFCFPLFPEASIKFIPLIAVLAIIGIIYGALVAMMQEDVKSLVAYSSISHLGFVILGIFAFNIQGLEGGIIQMINHGISTGALFLLVGIIYEQRHTRMIKDFGGLSKQIPLFAVFFMIVTLSSLALPGLNGFVGEFLVLVGVFKANKIYAVFAATGMILSAVYLLWMYQRVMFGELKNPENKKLKDLSLREVFVLLPLIILIFWIGIYPTPFLRKMDVSVQHLLSKVKKVEKISFRSINWRENSERLKCFKKG; translated from the coding sequence TTGAATAGCCTAGGATTTCCATTATTGTCATCAATACTCTTTTTACCATTAATAGGGGTATTTATCCTCCTTTTCTTAAATAGAGAAAAAAAAGAGCTCTTAAAGGGAGTTTGTTTTACGATAGCCTTACTCACTTTTATACTCTCCCTCCCCTTATTTTTTTATTTTGATTCTACAACATATGAAATGCAGTTTATTGAGAATATCCCCTGGATCGAGGGATTTGGAATTAGTTACCATTTAGGCATTGATGGCATAAGTCTGTTTCTTGTCCTCCTAACAACCTTTCTGACCATGATTTCTATCCTTTCCTCTTGGAGGGCCATTACTGAAAAGATAAAGGAATATATGATTTTTATGCTCCTTTTAGAGACAGGAATGTTGGGAGTCTTTATGGCCTTGGACCTCTTTCTTTTTTTTATATTCTGGGAGGCCATGCTTATCCCCATGTATTTCTTAATAGGTGTCTGGGGAGGTCCTCGAAAGATATATGCTGCCGTAAAGTTTTTTATTTACACAATGGCTGGCAGTACCTTAATGCTCGTTGCAATCCTTTTTTTGTATTTTTTTCATTATAGAGTTACAGGGGAGCTGACCTTCAATCTCCTTAAACTCTTTCAGTTATCTATACCTATAAAATATCAGATATGGCTGTTTTTAGCCTTTGCCTTGAGTTTTGCCATAAAGGTGCCTATTTTCCCCTTTCATACATGGCTCCCTGATGCTCATGTTGAGGCGCCTACAGCGGGGAGTGTCATTTTGGCAGGGATATTGTTGAAGATGGGGATCTATGGATTTTTAAGATTTTGTTTCCCCCTTTTCCCAGAGGCATCAATAAAATTTATCCCTCTCATTGCTGTTCTAGCGATTATTGGGATCATTTATGGGGCCTTAGTGGCTATGATGCAAGAAGATGTAAAGAGTTTGGTTGCCTATTCCAGCATAAGCCATCTGGGATTTGTCATCCTTGGAATATTTGCCTTCAATATCCAGGGACTGGAGGGGGGAATCATCCAGATGATAAATCATGGAATAAGCACGGGTGCTCTTTTCTTGTTAGTAGGGATTATATATGAACAGAGACATACGAGGATGATTAAAGACTTCGGTGGCCTATCAAAACAGATACCACTTTTTGCAGTCTTTTTTATGATTGTGACCCTCTCTTCACTTGCCCTGCCAGGATTGAATGGTTTTGTTGGCGAGTTTCTCGTCTTGGTAGGGGTATTTAAAGCTAACAAAATTTATGCCGTCTTTGCTGCCACTGGCATGATTCTTTCTGCTGTTTATCTTCTATGGATGTATCAAAGGGTTATGTTTGGTGAGTTAAAAAATCCGGAGAATAAGAAATTAAAGGATCTTTCTCTAAGGGAGGTCTTTGTCTTGCTGCCCTTAATAATTTTGATATTTTGGATTGGGATATATCCCACACCCTTTTTAAGGAAAATGGATGTTTCTGTACAGCATCTATTGTCAAAAGTTAAAAAGGTTGAAAAGATAAGTTTTCGGTCAATTAATTGGAGAGAGAATTCAGAAAGGTTAAAATGTTTTAAGAAAGGATAG
- a CDS encoding NADH-quinone oxidoreductase subunit J — MELIFFFILAVVAILSALLVIFQNKPIYSALYLVLCFLSIAGLYFLLHSEFLAIMQIIIYAGAIMVFILFVIMLLDLKGEKGIKRLRFQRLFSILFTLLLLFFLIGASAHMISESKKTLLNSEMLSSFGGVKLFGKLLFSDYLLSFEVASVLLLVAMIGAVVFGKKRP, encoded by the coding sequence TTGGAATTAATATTTTTTTTTATTTTAGCTGTCGTAGCTATTCTGTCTGCCCTTCTGGTTATTTTTCAAAATAAGCCAATCTATAGTGCTCTTTATCTGGTTTTATGCTTTCTCTCGATTGCGGGTCTCTATTTCCTTTTACATTCAGAATTTCTTGCAATTATGCAGATTATCATCTATGCAGGCGCCATCATGGTCTTTATCCTATTTGTAATTATGCTTTTGGATTTAAAGGGAGAAAAAGGAATAAAAAGACTTAGATTCCAGAGACTTTTTAGTATTCTTTTCACGCTACTTTTACTTTTTTTCCTTATTGGGGCTTCGGCTCATATGATATCAGAAAGCAAGAAAACTTTACTGAATTCAGAGATGCTAAGCTCTTTTGGTGGGGTGAAATTATTTGGAAAGCTCCTCTTTAGCGATTATCTCCTATCTTTTGAGGTGGCCTCTGTACTTCTTCTTGTTGCAATGATTGGCGCTGTTGTCTTTGGAAAAAAAAGGCCATAG